aaaaatacataaataattatacatcTAACACAATTTTTATGTTTGTCTCATCTACTAACACTATCTTATTCGAGGACACATGCTTAATACATGCATTATAAAGCactcaattatatatattgccTCACTTATTTATGTATGTAATGTATATATGTCCTGTGCTTAAACGTTATTTACACGTAATTggcttctttaatttcctttcaTCCTAAAGTTAATTAGGTCCAAATACGTGAAATGTGTATTTGTATGTGGGCCTCTGAGTGTAGTATCCAAATGGCAACATGCATAAATGTTATATCAACGAAATAAATGTCAACACACTTTACATAGGGAAGAAAATGCTGACAGAAATTAGAAAGTAGGTCTATAGAAAATAACTTGAGCCTAATTACGAAGACAAAGTAAATGCAtattaagattaatttactTTATACTCCATTgtctataaaataatttttaaatcagCAATTATTTAATCTGTTGTAATAAGAGTGTTTTTACTGGaaataattatcattaataATTAAGTTTATATGGTTGTGTTTGTTTATAGAAATGGTAGATTGAGATTGGgacacaaaaatacaaaattgtaTTTAGCAAATGAAACATAAAGAGAGATAATATGTCTAAAGAcattgaattagtgtattttgtgtctatTCTGACAAAAATGACACAAAAATACTAACAaatgatataatttattttttattttttttattattcttgttaattttttataattatattttttattattatattttttttctcaaattttttaaataaaaaataagaataaattatatttttataatttattctattttattatcaaactaacaaaatataagaatattaatatgtatttctattctttatattttgtttttagtatcTTATTTTATTCTGTTTTAAAAAACAAACGCAGCCAAGGAATTAAAGTCTCTGAATTAATACCTTAAAAATGATTCTATAGAATATAGTGATGATACTAATTTATTTCTCCTAGTCTTTAATAAAAAAGACTGAAAAAGTTCTCTCCCCTCTTAATTCAACCTTCATACACCATCCCTCCATGCAGTGTCAAACATCCTGCTGTGCCTACTGGCTCCACATTATAGATCTTAGAATAACCACATTTTCACAATTGTCCTTCCACAGTTAAATATTGTTGTTTGGTTTTACATAAAAAACAGCATCTCAGAAAAatgagaattttaattttttttaatgttgtgaATTGTCATAATTTTTCTCAAACCCGTGTAGTTTTCCACATTATCATGCATCTTCATGACATTAGGCCGCCCATTCTAGAAAAGCACCCATATTCCTTTCAGTATTATCAACTTAATCTCCTCATCTGACTTTATCTTTCTTATTGACAATTCTAATTTACATACGGCCCTATTAAGAAAACCTATGCAACCTTCAAAATTAGAGAGATAATGCATGGTAGGTGAatacatatatacacaaaagataacaaatatataaaaatgaggtttaattattctggtgatctttatatatatttattttaattgaatctttatattatttttaattttgtaacaaaattcttttcatattaaaaacgttaaaattaatagaatatttcttCTAAAATGTATCCGGTCAAAAATATGGTTaggtttttaattatatatatttttaatttgcaaaaataattcaattattaactctaatttttttatactaagagacttaattataaaattaaaaatattgtaaGGATCCAATTGAAAAAAAGTATGaatctaattaaaatttgataaaattatagagactaataaaataattgaaacttaaaattactctatactaaaatttaattattaaattaaccattatatatatatatattgatttatacatatttttaactaaataattagccattaattttatataagatgcatgataaatataaatttttatatatactgtctatttagtaattaattttttgtgtattaattgtaaatatataataagacGAACagttttttaactttttaggGAGGAAGAGAATTAGCCACTgactaaaaattcaaatacatatattactttaattttaaaaacataaaaaggataaaaaattcaatgttttttattaaaagtgaGAGGATAAATTAAATCtctcaattatttttctatacatatatgttatttgttttatattaaatttgttctttaattttttaggaTATATGATAAGGATTATACTCTAAACATTTTGATCATATAAGTCTTTgatattatatcataaaattatttactctaaaaatttaaattattagataaatgcacataaataattatatatataataagagatGAAAGACATCTTAATTtagtcttaaaaaaaaaaaaagagtagacACTTTAACTTACATTTAAAAGACACGCAACAAATAAGAAACTCTTCACATGTATTTTTTTCCATCCAGAAACGGTGAGTGTTTTTTTGGTATGCTGAAAGTGTTCAACCAACTAGACTTCAAAACACACAATTAGTTTTGGTAAACTGATTGCAACGTACAATGGTGATATTAATGAGACCAATTAGATATTTGTGATTAGATGATACGTTTTAAAATAGTATTATGAGCTATAATAACGATAAACTTCCTTCATTTAAATTTATCTCTATGCTATTATGTTTTAATTATAAGACAATTGAAGTTTTAGAATAATTGTTcgtttaatattaatataacattaatacttttttattgATAATACTCTTGATATAATTGTGatgattaaataattattactttttaattatttaaaataatttagtttaactatatagaattttataaattttcaaGATATATTAATTATACACAACTCAAAAACTTTgataatacttttcttttttattttcttgtactttaattttttttcctcctcttcataattaataatatttttggatgagaattttttttatatatttttgttggaCATCCTTTTTTTTCAACGCTTTACTATATATTCCATTCTGTTTATCATCCCATGAAAACTAtccttgttaaaaaaaaaaaaggaaaaagcattattttatatagaaagaaaaaattattggtACGTGTCTACAACTACATCTCTTGCACCCAAAATTAGGCCACAAAACTAACCACatgattttatatataaaaatggtTGATCCACTTCTCTGGATTATCTGATTCAATCGGAATAATCTTTCTTATTATTTAGTTTCTATATCTTTACTCATTACATGTTGAAGATATTCTAACTTCATACAcgcataataattaattgtagTAAGATATAATCCCACTAATGAAATCTATAATTAggtgaaaaagaattgaatgtgagaaaacaaaattaataggCATGCATGTTAATGATATATGTTATCATACCTTTTCACATGAGTCACATGGAGTTTCTCTTTCAGCATTCTCgtacaaacaaaaacaacaaaaaatgaaTCATTGACGGTTATGGCTAACTAACTACTCATCTGCCTAACGTGTACGGCTTcatctatgtttttattttttatttttggaggaGGTAATTTAAGCATGGGAGCAATTcagataataaaaatacttaaaacgtcttttttttaaagatattttttagtaattaaaattcaatacatataatcgattaaattgtattatttttgttaaaattagatcagataaattaatttagccaaaaaattggtaaaccaaactttgaattgactaaattaatattcttttttttatagaaaatgaacACAATaattctattataaaaaataactaaaatatttttattatatttaattttgagaACTCTAAATTCTAATTCTATAATAGTACAGAAATAAGAGAAAGGTTAGAATTTACTGttctcaaaataataataataataataataataataataataataataataagagtattttaatcattttctataataagtATACCAGTTCAAGATGTAGTTCATTGATTTTTTGGCCAAATCAATTTGtctgatataattttaacaaaaataatacaatttaatcaattatatgtattgaattttagttactaaaaaatatttttaaaaaaaaatatattttaaacgtTTTTATTTGAGTGACTCCTATTTAAGTATATAAAGATTGATTCCATTTAACATTAAAATAGAAAGATATGTCAAAGTCTAAaatctttattatttaagatataagatacagaacaaaaattttttctcaaattaaaTATCCTCATGATTTGGTTTAtagaaaatatacaaaaaaatgtcCTAAATGGCGGAACTTGAAGATAATTTTTGAGGGCCgacatattaaatttgaaataaaaataaaatacaaggtAACTAAATTAGTATAGTATAAAATTTTAACCAACTAAACTAATCATACTCTTTGAGATTAATCTACTACTTGACTTTATAAAAGATTCAGAGGGGTCATAATTTTTCATTGTCCATAAGAAACTTTGCCAATATCTAGGattgatacattttttttttacttttttatctaTATATACCTATATATCTCATTTTCAAAcatatatgtttttttaatttctgtgattataacaaaatttccaaatataatattaaatattgtaAAAGAAGTGTTGACTACAAAACATAATAATTTAGAtgttcaaattatatatatatatatataaacaaaaaacatTTTTCACTGTCTCACAAACCTAATTGCATTATTATAGCCTAACTTGGATCATTGCTCTTCattatatatatcatatcaCAATTAGTGCAACTATTAACCTCAAAGTCCTAAGCATTATTTTTTTCCCCACCAACATGGCTAGCTCTATTGTCCTTAAGATAATTTACTTGGCCATGATGATAATGTGCATAATGTTGGGTCAAATTTCATCACTTACACAAGGTGCTCCAATAACATGTGGCAAGATTCGAATCACATTAGCACCATGCCTTTCATACCTTAGGAGAAATGGTGGTAGAGACTTGATCCCTAGAAAATGTTGTCATGGGGTTAAGAAGGTGAACCATGGAACCAAGAACAAACAAGATCGTCAATCTGTTTGCAAGTGCATCAAAAGAACAACTCAGAATGTTAAGGGTCTGAATCTTAAGAAGCTTGCTAATCTTCCTCAAAAGTGTGGAGTTAAATTGCCTTACAAGTTATCCCCTTCCATGGATTGCAACAAGTAATAAAACACTTATCACCACCATCATGCAttttcatattatatatattcccTACATTTTTACTGAAAATTAAATACACAGTTTATAtaattaagaatatatattttttcttagtgTCAATTGATAATATTCTTAATTGTTTATACTATTGAAggaattaacttttttttaacttaatatcagttaattttttttactttaaatatttaaatcctatttttgtCCTAACTTTAAACCCTAGTCCCTAAGAAAATAACGTTTAAAAAAACATttacaataaagaaaaaaaaattggtactaTGAATATACTAATTTTAGGTTCATTTTGATTGCCTAATGCAGGATTAACTGAGCTTGTAAGGAACTGTGCCTTTGGATTATATTACTTTATTGAAGAAGTTGTCTATCCCTAAATTCCTAAATATAGACTACAAACTAAGATTTGAGATATTGATGAAAGATTCTACAATGTATTGTATCACTTGAAAGTAATAGTTgaataatgaaataaattattatacttTCCATCCAATCTCCTTATCCCTCACCATAATAAGTGATAATACTTTAATTGCCTCTTCCTTttcccaaaataaaaagttatttgGAGGGCGTTATTTAAGCATGTAAAGCTTGGTGTCCATTCAACATTGAAATAGGAAGATATGTcatatctaaattttattattaatataagatACAGATGTTTCTCCAATGTCCTCATGGTGTTATATATATTGATGCACTGAAATGTAAAatatttaacacatataatttaattatttttattattttaaattatcatttatacactcaataaaaatataattatttttatgacataataatatataattaaatatatctgCAAAATTATTTTATGCTATCAATATATTATGTCattgtaacaaaattttcaaatataatatatattaactatTGTAAAAGAGGTGTTGACGTAAAACATACATAATAATTTAGACGTTTCAAATTATAGTAAAAAACATTTTCACTTTCTCATCACAAACTGAATTTGCATTGTGTATGTGTGGTATAATATCTATATATACCCTAACTTGGATAATTGCTCTTCATCATATCCATCATATATCTCACAAAGTAGTTCAACTATATTAATCTAAAAGTCCAACCACGAACACCACCATGGCTACCTCTATTAGTGTTGTTAAGGTTACATACTTGACCATGTTGATAATGTGCATAACTTTGGGTCAAATGACACAAGCTGTTGAATTATGTGGCAAGATTGATGCCACATTAGTACCATGCGTTGAATACCTGAGCAGAAACGAACATATAATCCCTCAAAGTTGTTGTGATGGGGTTAAGAACCTGAATGCTGGAGCCAAGAGCAAAGAAGATCGTCAATCCGTTTGCAACTGCATCAGAAGAATGACTAAGAATCTTAGGGGTCTGAAGCCTGACAAGCTTGCTAAACTTCCAGAACAATGTGGAGTTAAATTTTGTTACTCATGAAAATGTCATTATGTTAAGATATTGACAGGTATTATGTTAAAGAATTCAGTTAAACGTGTTAAATTATATAACTGTTGGCATTATATTTTCGtcaatcattttattttatttaggatTACCAAATAAATAGTTGAGTAATATTATGAACATACTAATCTTAGATTCATTTTGATTGGCAATTGCAGGGTTAACTGAGATTATAGGGAGAACTGTGTCGCTGGCTTATATTACTTAGCTTGCTTGTGGTAGGAAAAATAATTTGGCAAAAGATCGAGAATGAAGAAGTTGCctatttctaaatttctaaATATAGAATAAAAGTTAATTAGATGCAAGATATTGAGATATATTCTACGGTTTATTCTATCAGTTGAAAGTAATGAATgatataaataaattgttattATATACGTTCCATCTAATCTCCTTTAAACACGTGCTTTATTTATTCGTTGGCTTCTATGTACAAGTATGAATTTGAGTTCACAGAGAGCTTTAGCTCTTGGAACAGAATGCAGCAGAAGATCTTTATTACTTGATCAATTATGAAGTATTGAAGAATTAGAATTGTATCTTAATTACATATAGCATTGTGAAGACACCATATATTTGCACCAACACTCTACTAactaattaatacaaataacaaACACCTACTGATCTAACTAACTTATAACCAATTTCTGTTTTTACTACTCCACGTCACTAATACACGCAATATCACAATATCGATTAACCATCCTGATTCCTGGCATCCTTAACATGatagaatttgattttttttttctttttggttctaatgaattgattttaattttcaatagcATTTGAAAGAGAATAGATAACCAGTCTAAATAATccaaagttattttttttaatatttatataattactattaaaataattgtataattttaaatataatgaatgtataattatatatgacaaaataaataaaataattttagttattatctTTATAATATTacggttaattttatttttctaaccattaaaaaaaattttaaaattaaacggttacataaattttaatcctaataatttttttttgtcatactCACACTAAAGGTTCTTTTCTAGTTACCACCGTCTATCTATTACCGGAAATCGAACCTTGGTATGTCTACTTATGAGGCAAAACGAcaaaataggtttggcatccaCGCTTATATGGTGaacccttttttttatgttgtatatggtaaatttttttttttagttttctacaGCATCACATGATTGGATagattaatgactaatttattattgattagagttttatttaaaaatttattattaattataaattattatatatatagtaaaatttaaattccaAACACTTATTTAAATGGACTAATACACTAACTACTGAAATACTGATCAATTTAAGTAGGTGTAagataaactttttttttgttgg
This sequence is a window from Arachis duranensis cultivar V14167 chromosome 2, aradu.V14167.gnm2.J7QH, whole genome shotgun sequence. Protein-coding genes within it:
- the LOC107475691 gene encoding non-specific lipid-transfer protein 1-like, whose translation is MLGQISSLTQGAPITCGKIRITLAPCLSYLRRNGGRDLIPRKCCHGVKKVNHGTKNKQDRQSVCKCIKRTTQNVKGLNLKKLANLPQKCGVKLPYKLSPSMDCNK
- the LOC127744993 gene encoding non-specific lipid-transfer protein 1-like — translated: MATSISVVKVTYLTMLIMCITLGQMTQAVELCGKIDATLVPCVEYLSRNEHIIPQSCCDGVKNLNAGAKSKEDRQSVCNCIRRMTKNLRGLKPDKLAKLPEQWLTEIIGRTVSLAYIT